In Lepidochelys kempii isolate rLepKem1 chromosome 19, rLepKem1.hap2, whole genome shotgun sequence, the genomic stretch gtccccgaggataactgtaggcatttcaacatctccaacagtaattttctggtctgggaagtaagttccttcctgcagctgttcaaacagaccagagttcctaaagatgcgagtgtcatgcacctttcccggccatcccacattgatgtcagtgaaacgtcccttgtgatccaccactgcTTGCAGCATCATGGAAAAGTACCCCCTGAGCtttatgtactggccgccccggtgttccggggccaagatagcGATATGCGTTCCATCTGTCGCCCCGCTGCAGTTAGagaaccccagcgcattaaagccatccacaatggtctgcacatttcccaaagtcactacccttgatagcagctggtcaatgactgcattggctacttgcagcacagcagcccccacagtagatttgcccactccaaaccgattcctgactgaccggtagctgtcaggcattgcaagcttccacagagctatggccactcgcttctcaactgtgagggctgctctcattttggtgtctttgcgcttcagggcagaggacagcaagtcacaaagttccacaaaagtggccctacgcatacgaaagtttctcagcccctgggaatcatcccatacctgcaacactatgcggtcccaccagtctgtgctcgtTTCCCgtgcccagaatcagcattccatggcatgCACCTGGCCCAATACCACCATGATCTTCCAATTgccacatgccgtgcttctaggaacgtctgtgtccatgtcctcatcactaccATAATCGCGCTGTCGTTGCTTCCTTGCCCGGTTTTGCAAGTACTGCACATACTGATGGATAAtgtgcgaggtatttacaatggtcaaaactgcagcagagatctgatcaagctccatggctatggcgcctgcacgggtaatcctggaaaaagggcgcgaaacgtaggagagcagagtggcagcggaagaggtgctgttccGTTCACGGCAGCcgaaaaaaggcaggaaatggttgtcttctgtagcttttacggagctgggggccaggacagacaacatggagaagctcggaagcgcGACAAtagtgggagagcagagctggcgGCGGAAgcgttcgatgaggaagagaaagagtagatagtagagattacataggaagatgagagaaaatgagaggtggattcatagtagcaggaaagcagcggtgcaccgtctgctgaaagcagtatggcgtctgcacaccaaaaaggggtgaaacgattgtctgccgtagctttcacgaagggaggagcgactgacgacacaaACCCAGAAACACCcacaagaatgtttttgccccatcatgcactgggagcttaacccagaattccaatgggcggcggggactgcgggaactgtgggatagctacccacaatgcaccgctccaacattcgatgctagccttggtactgtggacgcactccaccgaatTCACgcactttagtggggacacagaagagcGAACGTATAAAAATAGCTTCCAAACATTCGAACAGAATAATTTCgaaataatttcgtactgtagatgtaccctaagactgaactgggggaaagaacTGGACCCTGGTTGCAAGGGTGTCTGACCTGTgaagattattagaaccacatttagggtgagaacttacatataaccagtttctttagtgtattaagcttagtttgtgtgctgtgttttattttcttagtaatctgccttgttctgtctgctacctccttaactacttaaaatacaccttttatagctaatacatttatttctggtttataataCAACCCAGTTTATGTGACtaataactgggggggggggcaagaagttgtatacaccctcctccacattgagggaagaggtgAATTTTATATAATTTTCGGTTTGTACTCCAAAAGGAGTGGGGGTAGACATGTGGGTGCTGTGGCAAGCCCCGTAAGCTGAGCCTTCTCAGTGCAGATCTCTGTCtttctgtgcagctgggtgtggccctgcctgtgcgCTTGGCTGGAAAAGGCTGGGGAGCCCAGTCCAGCAAGACCAGGTAAAaaggggcccaggctggcagaatagtTTGACTCAGTGGTGTCCCAGCACACCAAGTGACACCCCAGGGGGTTCAACCCGTCACACCTCCCGCCTTTGACTGCTTTCTAGTGACTCAGAAATTTTGCCCTCACTGTCTCTTTCTAACCCATGATTAATTGAAGCAGACAAACCGTTCAGTTCTAGTGCACAAAGGCCTAGCCCTTTCCTGTAACGGCTGTAGCAGGTGCATGCCCCACCTCAAAAGTCTAGCTGCACGTGGGCTGGGTTTAGAAACATCAAACTGCTTTTCGTGTTGAGAAAGGCCTGCAGAGTGGTGCAAACAATACGATAGAAGCAGTTTGCATGGAGAGAGGGATTTCTCCTAAAAGGAAGATGGCAGGGGCTTTGCATTGCTTACCTGAAAAGGAACACCATCCGGGTAGCGCGTCTGTAGCTCTGAGGGAAAATAGCCATCCATGATATCCTGAAGACATTGCTGAAACAAAGCATGAATGCTTAAAAATCAGGCCTCAGACTCCATAGTACCTTGCTGCTGATACATTCCACCTGCATCAGACCTGGAGACCTACAAAGGCACCACAGGATCTCTGACTGGGAAAGACTGGCAGATCCTCTAACAACCATCATTCCTCACGAAGCCCTGTGGGGGGCAGATGGGACTAGAGTGACCCCCACAAGCCTCAGcctttccccactcccaccctcagccttTGCTGAGGGAATAGTTAGATGGCAATAACTTGACTTCCTCCAGGAATTGGTCCATACCTGCGTGGACGGCTCCTCATACGACCGGAAGGGTCCGTTGAACATGACTATCCCATTCTGATAAAAAGTGAGGGATATCGATTGGGGCTGCCTCAGTCTCGCACCTCCTGCTGTACGTTCGATTTGAGACACACCTTCCCCAGCCAGCACGTTTAAATCTTTCAGGttttcaaaaattaaatcaaaatcgATTGGGTAGTTGGAAACAGTTGAGTGACCTGCAGCAAGGAAAACAGAGTTATCGTCAGGGAGGAGCCTGCAGACAGGAGTGTTGAATCCACACGTCTCCCTGCATGGGCATGTTAAAGGTGCTGCCCAAACCCTACCATTTTGGGCCTGGCTCCCGCCTGCCTCCACTTTGTGTCATTTACTCCTTTGGGAAGGGAGTGTGAAATGCTATCACATCAGAATGGCAGTGTTTCGCTTCCACACTGCACAGGTGTATATAACACCACAGTGGAGAACCAGTCCCCTTGTTATCAACTTATGAAACTGCATCATCAGCCAATACCACAGCCTGCACTCCTTGGAGGCCCTGATTATTTTGATGGTTATAATGTACTTAGCATCGTTCcttgcttggtgctgtacaataCAAAGAGGGAGGTGAGgtgcctgtcccaaagagcttacaacctaggTTAGACCAGCAGTTAACTTCAGCACAGGCTGCTGCAGGGAACACAGATGGGACACCAGCTGACTGACTGATCTCAGGCAAATTGCTCTTTCTAGACAATCCCTTCTCCTGCTGGTGGATTATTGGGGAGAGGGAGGTCTTTTGGGTGCTTCAGAAAGGGATGCCAGGTTTATGGGGTAGAGCAGGAGAGATGTGCAGATGACAGTGGGAGAAGTATATGAGAAGAGGAAGTGAGCGCAGAGATGTTGACTGGGATGAGGCCTCTGATATTTTCAATTCTGCTTTTGACACATCCTTCAAAGGATAAAAATGGCATCAATAAGCGGAAACAATCTCTGTAAATGCATCAATCTGCAAGTAAGGCCAAGTGAACTGACACGCTAGCCTCTGTGCTTTACGCCCACTGCTATTCAGAGATCATCTCCCTTACCTACTTCAAGGAGTTATGAAAGTTAAGTAGCGGGGGCTTTTCACAGCACTCTGAAGGTGAGGCTGCTACAAGTCCCAAGTATATTCTCATAATTCTCTCTTGCCACTTATCAGAAAGCCATCACTAAATACTATAGGATTCAACACAATGCAACCTGCTCCCAACAAAACCACTCACGTGGCTGCTGGAGGAAGAGAACAATAGTGTGCTTTGATGGGGTCAGGCAATCGGGGCAAATCAATGCACCTAATACATAcagaaagggccagattttgatctcacaCCCATTTCATGTCTGCGTTGCCTCAGACTGGAATCAGGCTCCAAACATTCAAAGTGTGGGGACTGCTTCTGAAGATTTTCTTCCTGATAGCTGACCCATTAGCTCCACAAAAGAAATGGGCTTTATAAAATATCCGCAGTTACTAAACTATGTTCCTGGTGCTGCTTGTGTTATATTGCAAGTCTTCTTTCTACTGAAATGGGTTAGGATGTAGACCCCAGGATCATCATGAGGAAATCATAACAGGGAAGAACCTTAGCATTTGAAAGTCTGTGGGACCTATCATACCcaaccagggccatccctagccattttggtgccctacacagccccccacagggtgtgtgtgcatgtggccTCCAGACGGGGCCTCCAgactggggggaggagcaggcttgggggccAGGGGGGAACCGcctcccagcacttgctggcGGCGCGGAGCAGGTTGGGGCCGagtcgctccacttcctgcccaaaatttcctggtgccctacgcagctgtgtactttgcatatgggtaaggacggccctgtaCCCAACCTGCATCCAGAGCTATCTGTAAAACATTAGACCCTTTCATCCCCGCATCAAGCTGTACTAATTTTCACTGGGTATCTTCACCTCTGCTGTAAGCTGTTTCCACACTGTGCTCTGGCCATACAAAATCCTTCCCCTCACTGCATTTTCTGTCATTTAAGGGTAGGATTTTCCAGTCCCACTGATTTGCAATGATACCTGTGCACCTACGACACTTACaagctttggaaaatcccacacGACCGTTTTTTGTCTTTCCCTAAAGCAAAGGGGTTGATTTGGGGGTTCAGATCCCAGAAGCCATCATTCCTAATAGGCCCCCTTCCATGGGCAGCGTGTGAACCGCTGGCTAAGGTTGGCTAGccctcagctctgccccttccagCCGAAGTCCCCTCTTGtgccccccaccagagcccctcctccccccactgcagcccccggCCCCTGTCCCAGGCTagtgtccccagccctggagcaccatgTGGGaagcacagccccagccccaacctgaGCCAGGGCTACAGCACCGGGACAGAGGAActggcaggagggggcctgggggcagagcatgggtggggacactcctggctgtttggggaggctcagcctcctccagcctatgatacccaccgcccatgcccccTTCTCAAcagcctcagcagagaagccaaaggCTGGATGTCATTGACACCAACCTCCCCTCTTAGACCTAGGGGAGGTCTCTCCGGGTTAGAGTTGAAGCATATTGGGAGGGGAGTGCAGTAAGGGGGAAGCCTGACCTGCTACTGCCCACATAGTGCCTGTTCTACAGATAATAGAGGGGAGGTTTTCAAAGGGCAGTTAGGTGACTGAAGTCAAAGGGTGTTAGGTACCTATCTCTCATTAGCGCCTTTGAAAACCTCCTCCGTTGTGTCCAGAGATGTTAATAAAGTTTATATAAAGGGCACTAAAAATTCATCTCTAAACACAAACTAAAAAGTCAAACACATGAATCGAACAGGTTTTTGGACCAGGCATTTCAGATAGAAAGGTGCATCTTTCCAGGGTCACACCCAGCTAAGATGTTACGTAAATAATAAGAATTGAATGAATGACCTACGGGCTAAGAGCTCTCTGCACAAGTCTTGGCACGATGAAGCAGTTCAAGGGGAGTCACAAAGGCCTATCGTGCCATGAATCTGATTGATTAATAAATCCCAAATTATCTGTTTTTCCAATCTGGAGAATATTATGCCTTTTTTAAATACCCCATGAGGGGCAGGCTGTCTGCCTCAGCAAAGGGCATTGCTGCTTTACCTGGTTTCCAGAGACCCCTTGATGGCAGATTTTCCTGCTTCTTCAATGATTTCAACTCTTCCAGCTGTTCATTCCTCTCTCCAACCCAAATCAATCCATAATCATTCAGAAACCGCTGCATGGGGAAGATGAGAAGAGGATGAACTAGCTTGAGAAGCATGGGACTATCAAAGGCCAGGAATGGGAGCTGTAAAATGAGTGTTGCCTTGAACAAGTTTGACCTTGTTATAAGGTGCGGGGGTGAGAAAACTCACTGGGCAGGAAGAGTAGCATGTCATGGACTCCAAAAGTTGTATGAATCTATCCACAGTGATCAATCATTCAGTACTCAGTCTATCATGTCTTTGATCACTGCAAAGAGTTTTCAGTTCTACTGAGTCAGCCAGTTAACTTGGAACAGCAAAAGAAGGGACTGAAACAAAACTAAAGCCATACAGATCAAAAGGAGGAGGCATAAGTGTTTGCATATAAACACTATTAAAAATGCATGCAATCTAGCCAGGTGTCAATAATAATGATGTGCTATATTTACTTAGCACTATctcccaaggatctcaaagtacatcacaaacattaattttttaaacccCACAACTAAATGTGAGTTAAGTCAGGACAACTACCCGCATTTTACACACTGGAAAACTGAACGACAGAGAggttagaaaacttgttcaaggCCACACAGTGAAATTAGTGGCAGCACTGGAAgaagaacccagaagtcctgactcccagttctctGCTCTAATCACCAGGTTAAAGTTTCAGTCAGACATCAATTTTGTATTATAGAGAAAAGTCTTGTGGTTCCATATCAAACAGCTGAGCATGTATCAAGAG encodes the following:
- the UBXN11 gene encoding UBX domain-containing protein 11 isoform X3 gives rise to the protein MSSPLSSLGKHRRVPLQSPGKRTVPFKLSAYNEDEAALLNDILSPRTKFPVQDISPSCSKGTATKTSTHGAAPTDMELMSSMMQKIALLEQKAKSQAQEIQLKARKVAELEKQVKILQKGKDSPKSSGIEELEVKCLQLQNQVWEMERFLNDYGLIWVGERNEQLEELKSLKKQENLPSRGLWKPGHSTVSNYPIDFDLIFENLKDLNVLAGEGVSQIERTAGGARLRQPQSISLTFYQNGIVMFNGPFRSYEEPSTQQCLQDIMDGYFPSELQTRYPDGVPFQLCSPTIVALPSFSMLSVLAPSSVKATEDNHFLPFFGCRERNSTSSAATLLSYVSRPFSRITRAGAIAMELDQISAAVLTIVNTSHIIHQYVQYLQNRARKQRQRDYGSDEDMDTDVPRSTACGNWKIMVVLGQVHAMEC